One segment of Fervidobacterium sp. DNA contains the following:
- a CDS encoding diguanylate cyclase: protein MKKVLIVDDSRFWRLILENLLTKNGYNVITADNAMQAVDLALKEYPDAIISDYNMPGVSGLQLCLYIRSVSAFQNAGIAILTGSDDVINEFWARNSGANRFISKLLPKEELEKTILEFLNQDFRSDKASKNVMFNSIYDVLEQKMRMEILNREVLSLVQFARDEYYVVKELKNFFSNFTSFESCAFLILSPVEGRIYNFGIQLQRNVLKDKLLKILEKPLEPSNWSFFGTYGLETSLNDVFYHTIKYDGNEIGAIALYKILEPRNLVKVFNDAKESISLLFNTLNTFRELKVASTVDGLTGLFNKKELLRFLEETHSLFKKSDKTYFVAMIDIDDFKKINDTYGHLVGDETLRLVGKILREMVSEKGIAGRYGGEEFTVVLTKTTKDEVVDIIENILQKIRTTEFPYGRCTVSAGVVSSNDFQSPTEVLKAADELLYIAKKSGKDKAVYMLLPSQEEFESIIQAEHRGQT from the coding sequence TTGAAAAAGGTTTTGATAGTTGATGACAGCAGGTTTTGGAGACTTATACTTGAAAATCTGCTAACTAAAAATGGTTATAACGTCATTACGGCGGATAATGCAATGCAAGCTGTGGACCTGGCGTTAAAAGAGTACCCAGATGCAATCATTAGTGATTACAATATGCCTGGAGTATCAGGTCTGCAATTGTGCCTTTACATTCGTTCTGTATCTGCATTTCAAAATGCTGGAATAGCAATTTTGACTGGCTCTGACGATGTTATAAACGAATTCTGGGCACGAAATAGCGGAGCAAATAGATTCATATCTAAACTTCTCCCAAAAGAAGAATTAGAAAAAACGATTTTGGAATTCTTAAATCAAGACTTTCGTAGCGATAAAGCTTCAAAAAATGTTATGTTTAATAGTATTTACGATGTTTTGGAACAAAAAATGAGAATGGAAATACTAAACAGAGAAGTTTTATCCCTGGTTCAGTTTGCAAGAGATGAATACTATGTTGTGAAAGAGCTAAAAAACTTCTTTTCAAATTTTACTTCATTCGAATCATGTGCTTTTCTTATACTTTCACCCGTTGAAGGACGTATATACAATTTTGGAATCCAGCTGCAGAGAAATGTCCTTAAAGATAAATTATTGAAAATTTTAGAAAAGCCTTTAGAACCTTCAAATTGGTCGTTTTTTGGCACCTATGGTCTTGAGACAAGCCTGAATGACGTTTTTTATCATACTATAAAATACGATGGTAATGAAATAGGTGCTATAGCCCTTTATAAGATCTTGGAACCGCGTAATTTAGTTAAAGTTTTCAACGATGCAAAAGAAAGTATTAGCTTGTTATTCAACACATTAAATACATTCAGAGAGCTCAAAGTAGCTTCAACTGTTGATGGTTTAACAGGTTTGTTCAACAAAAAAGAACTTTTAAGATTCCTGGAGGAGACGCATTCTCTATTCAAAAAGAGTGATAAAACGTATTTTGTTGCAATGATAGACATAGATGACTTTAAAAAAATAAATGATACTTACGGACATTTAGTTGGTGATGAAACTTTAAGATTAGTAGGAAAAATCCTAAGGGAAATGGTTAGCGAAAAGGGAATAGCTGGAAGATATGGCGGCGAGGAGTTCACGGTGGTATTAACCAAGACCACTAAGGATGAGGTAGTAGATATAATTGAAAATATCCTTCAAAAGATAAGAACTACAGAATTCCCCTATGGTCGATGCACGGTTTCAGCGGGAGTTGTCAGTTCTAACGATTTCCAATCACCTACGGAAGTTTTAAAAGCAGCTGATGAGCTTTTATACATTGCTAAGAAATCAGGAAAAGACAAAGCTGTGTATATGCTCCTACCAAGCCAAGAAGAATTTGAATCAATTATCCAAGCAGAACATCGAGGGCAGACATGA
- a CDS encoding ZIP family metal transporter, with protein sequence MSLNDFFKGVIFSTLAGLSTVLGAVPLLAIHKHLGEKVIDALLGMAAGIMLAASSFSLTLPALEIGGVLRFLIGFILGAILVDLIDKFSPHEHFLKGHEGFDTKRVAKIWLFVIAITIHNFPEGMAVGISGYTPEALSVAIAIGAQNIPEGAATMIALINAGYSVRFSLFVTFLTGVVEMIGGMFGAGLILISKGLLPYMLAFAAGAMIFVVSDEVIPETHLRGNERLSTYFVIFGFFIMSALDVLLG encoded by the coding sequence ATGTCTTTGAATGATTTTTTCAAAGGGGTAATATTTAGTACTTTAGCTGGTTTATCAACCGTACTTGGTGCTGTGCCTTTGTTGGCTATTCATAAGCATTTGGGAGAAAAGGTAATAGATGCACTTCTTGGTATGGCAGCTGGTATTATGTTAGCTGCTAGTTCGTTTAGTCTTACTTTACCGGCTCTTGAAATTGGGGGCGTTTTGAGATTTTTGATAGGATTTATATTGGGAGCAATTTTGGTAGATTTGATTGACAAGTTTTCACCACATGAGCATTTTCTAAAAGGTCACGAAGGATTTGATACGAAACGCGTGGCAAAGATTTGGCTGTTTGTTATTGCCATTACTATTCATAATTTTCCGGAAGGTATGGCTGTGGGTATAAGTGGTTATACTCCAGAGGCCTTGAGTGTGGCAATTGCTATTGGGGCTCAAAATATACCTGAAGGTGCAGCTACAATGATTGCCTTGATTAATGCCGGATATTCGGTAAGGTTTTCTTTGTTTGTAACTTTCTTAACTGGTGTTGTTGAGATGATAGGTGGAATGTTTGGTGCAGGTTTGATACTAATCAGTAAAGGACTATTACCTTATATGCTTGCTTTTGCAGCAGGTGCAATGATTTTCGTTGTGAGTGATGAAGTTATCCCAGAAACTCATTTGAGAGGCAACGAAAGATTATCAACATATTTTGTTATATTTGGATTTTTTATCATGTCTGCCCTCGATGTTCTGCTTGGATAA
- a CDS encoding MFS transporter, producing the protein MDIYKHEKRNLALVLSGRFESIVGAAALMVAMPLYILDLTKSGAIMGFVTVFQILPRLLVLPFGGVIGDRVNRKWWMVGLDELRGILLLLMWLILQRGFLSLPVLLIFIGILSILDGLFSAPTAAMFGDVVRKEHMKLATSLNSASHGLGNIVGPMLGGLIYGMYGFKNVILFTGVLYIFSGVTEMFIVYRFSPNSEKLKFFSEIGEGIAFVWNNRGLRFLFFFAIILNFLASPLFMVVFPYLSRIVFKFSAAQFGSLQTFATVGALLGNISIIVFLRKVSSKGLITTGLVLQSLFSIVFSFVIMPWVGLSTLNIYLMFAGALVIISFFNVLVNIPINANLQILIPSELRSRVFSVLEFLATCMIPLSSLIYGYLLDKIQPLWFFLSVNILTLFVVLIFIVNAPQEAYDPNLVTTK; encoded by the coding sequence ATGGATATATACAAGCATGAGAAGAGGAATCTTGCTTTAGTGTTAAGTGGTCGTTTTGAATCGATTGTTGGAGCCGCGGCACTTATGGTGGCTATGCCGCTTTACATACTGGATCTAACAAAATCAGGAGCTATTATGGGATTTGTAACTGTTTTTCAGATACTCCCGAGGTTGTTAGTGTTACCCTTTGGAGGAGTTATTGGAGATAGAGTGAATCGAAAGTGGTGGATGGTGGGGCTTGATGAGTTACGAGGTATTTTGCTGCTTCTTATGTGGTTAATATTGCAACGTGGGTTTTTAAGTTTACCGGTTTTATTGATTTTTATAGGAATATTGTCGATCCTTGATGGGTTATTCAGTGCACCTACGGCAGCTATGTTCGGAGATGTGGTAAGAAAGGAGCATATGAAATTAGCTACTTCATTAAATTCTGCATCACACGGACTGGGAAACATAGTAGGACCTATGCTTGGCGGATTGATTTATGGAATGTATGGGTTTAAAAATGTTATTCTTTTCACTGGAGTGTTGTACATTTTCTCAGGGGTTACCGAGATGTTTATTGTATATAGGTTTTCACCAAATAGTGAGAAGCTTAAATTTTTCTCCGAAATAGGGGAGGGTATAGCTTTTGTTTGGAACAATAGGGGTTTAAGATTTTTGTTTTTCTTTGCAATTATTTTAAATTTTTTGGCAAGTCCACTTTTTATGGTTGTTTTTCCATATTTATCAAGGATTGTTTTTAAATTTTCGGCTGCTCAATTTGGTTCTTTACAAACGTTTGCTACTGTTGGAGCGCTTCTTGGAAATATTTCTATAATCGTATTTCTGAGAAAGGTGAGTTCTAAGGGTCTTATAACAACTGGACTTGTGTTACAATCGCTTTTTAGCATTGTTTTTTCCTTTGTGATCATGCCGTGGGTTGGTCTAAGTACTTTAAATATTTATCTGATGTTTGCCGGGGCTTTGGTAATAATTAGTTTTTTTAATGTGCTTGTTAATATACCCATTAATGCAAATTTGCAAATTTTAATACCTTCCGAATTACGTTCGAGGGTGTTTTCTGTACTTGAGTTTCTTGCAACGTGTATGATACCACTTTCATCCCTGATTTATGGATACTTATTAGATAAGATCCAACCTCTTTGGTTTTTCTTATCAGTTAACATTTTGACTTTGTTTGTTGTGCTTATTTTTATAGTGAACGCCCCACAAGAAGCCTATGACCCAAATTTGGTAACAACTAAATAA
- a CDS encoding M42 family metallopeptidase, translating to MEYTKSKDAIIQELISLCKVPGVSGREELVREKIISLIGDKNYEIDNIGNLIARKQSGIKSKNVILLAHMDEIGFYITGLRDDGKLEIRNVGGIIEDSIQGSFVQVITQSGVIDGVIGTVPPHLKADGVTFDKCIDVGAKSKDELLSMGISIMDYAVFRKEYAILNNDFLSARSLDDRFGCYTLIEVMKSDKLRANCTFAWTVQEEVGLKGAKALINRLSTFENSIYDLAIAVDSFACCSKQNKHIELGKGPVIRAYDNSSISDIGIVKLLIKIADENGIPIQIGTTGGGNDASVFTDYGVPMVALSVPIRYLHSQVEMLNIKDVLNLIKLIILFLSKF from the coding sequence GTGGAATACACAAAAAGCAAGGATGCGATTATTCAAGAATTGATAAGTTTGTGTAAAGTACCAGGAGTTTCGGGCAGAGAGGAATTAGTAAGAGAGAAAATTATTTCTTTGATTGGAGACAAAAATTATGAAATAGATAATATAGGAAACTTGATTGCACGTAAGCAATCAGGAATAAAAAGTAAAAATGTTATACTGTTAGCCCACATGGATGAAATAGGCTTTTACATAACTGGATTAAGGGATGATGGAAAACTTGAGATAAGAAATGTTGGAGGAATTATCGAAGACAGTATACAAGGTTCATTTGTTCAGGTTATAACACAAAGTGGAGTTATAGACGGTGTTATTGGAACTGTCCCACCACACCTTAAGGCTGATGGTGTGACATTTGACAAGTGTATAGACGTGGGTGCAAAATCTAAAGACGAGCTTTTAAGTATGGGAATTTCTATTATGGATTATGCTGTTTTTAGAAAAGAGTATGCAATTTTAAATAACGATTTTCTTTCTGCAAGAAGTCTCGACGATAGATTTGGATGTTATACACTCATTGAAGTTATGAAAAGCGATAAATTAAGAGCAAACTGCACATTTGCCTGGACAGTGCAAGAAGAAGTAGGCTTAAAAGGAGCGAAAGCTCTGATAAACAGACTCTCCACTTTTGAAAATTCAATATATGATTTAGCTATTGCTGTGGATTCGTTCGCTTGTTGCAGTAAGCAAAATAAACATATAGAGCTTGGCAAAGGACCTGTAATAAGAGCATATGATAATAGTTCAATATCTGATATTGGGATTGTAAAATTACTTATAAAAATTGCCGATGAAAATGGTATTCCGATACAAATTGGAACAACTGGTGGTGGAAATGATGCAAGTGTTTTTACAGATTACGGTGTTCCTATGGTAGCCTTAAGTGTACCTATAAGATATTTACACTCCCAAGTAGAAATGTTAAATATAAAAGATGTCCTCAATCTCATAAAGTTGATTATTTTATTCCTCTCAAAATTTTGA
- a CDS encoding sulfite exporter TauE/SafE family protein, giving the protein MWMMILLFIGGFLSGIINVLAGGGSFLTLPLLSLYGLSPSVANATNRIAILLQNISATGNFLKNRMLQPKNALFLGIPTIIGGIVGSLIVLKLPENFIKLSLGVIFLVMAYFVIFSPKVWEEGKREVKRKKTVSFLVFFLIGLYGGYIQAGVGFFLIYALTILEGYNLKNANAMKILLTLLFTVFALAIFSVGKKIEFVPGIVMGLGSFVGGYFGSHLNMKVNIKIIRIILAAMMVISALSYLI; this is encoded by the coding sequence ATGTGGATGATGATACTACTGTTTATCGGCGGTTTCTTATCGGGAATAATAAATGTTTTGGCTGGTGGTGGCTCATTTTTGACATTACCATTGTTAAGTCTATATGGACTATCACCAAGTGTTGCAAACGCAACTAATAGAATAGCCATTTTGCTTCAAAACATTTCTGCTACAGGAAATTTCTTGAAAAATAGAATGTTGCAACCAAAGAATGCTTTGTTTCTTGGTATTCCAACGATAATCGGAGGGATCGTCGGCAGCTTAATTGTTCTTAAACTTCCTGAGAATTTCATAAAGCTTAGCTTAGGTGTTATATTTTTAGTAATGGCATACTTTGTAATTTTCTCGCCAAAAGTGTGGGAAGAAGGAAAAAGGGAAGTTAAAAGAAAAAAGACAGTTAGTTTTTTGGTTTTCTTTCTTATCGGTTTATACGGAGGATACATTCAAGCCGGTGTAGGCTTTTTCTTGATATATGCACTAACGATTTTAGAAGGATATAACTTAAAAAACGCAAACGCGATGAAGATTTTGTTGACGCTCCTATTTACAGTTTTCGCACTTGCAATATTTTCAGTAGGAAAGAAAATTGAATTCGTTCCAGGTATTGTAATGGGTTTAGGTTCTTTTGTGGGAGGATATTTCGGTTCGCATTTGAATATGAAAGTTAATATCAAGATAATACGCATTATCCTTGCTGCAATGATGGTTATCTCTGCACTGAGTTATTTAATATAG
- the pth gene encoding aminoacyl-tRNA hydrolase — protein sequence MIVIGLGNPGEKYENTRHNVGFMVLDKISKNWKKGPNYLYSDVQISGEKVKLIKPMTYMNLSGEVFKYLPHDGIIVVYDDLDIPLGKIRIRKEGSAGGHNGIKSIISYIGKDFPRIRVGIGPKPDNIDAADFVLSAFSKEEFIVLSDVVKLCIEAIEFILKEGIDKAMSKYNSLQVAK from the coding sequence ATGATTGTAATTGGATTAGGTAATCCTGGAGAAAAATATGAGAATACAAGACATAATGTTGGATTTATGGTACTTGATAAAATAAGTAAGAATTGGAAAAAAGGACCAAACTACTTATACTCCGATGTTCAAATATCTGGTGAAAAAGTCAAACTTATCAAACCAATGACTTATATGAATTTAAGTGGAGAGGTATTCAAATATCTGCCACATGATGGTATAATTGTAGTGTACGATGATTTGGATATACCATTGGGAAAGATTAGAATAAGAAAGGAAGGAAGTGCTGGAGGACATAACGGTATAAAGTCTATAATATCTTACATAGGAAAAGATTTCCCAAGAATAAGAGTAGGTATTGGGCCCAAGCCAGATAATATTGATGCGGCTGATTTTGTTTTATCTGCGTTCTCAAAAGAAGAGTTCATAGTATTAAGCGATGTTGTTAAACTCTGTATAGAAGCAATTGAGTTCATTCTTAAGGAAGGAATAGACAAAGCTATGAGTAAGTACAACTCATTACAGGTAGCTAAGTGA
- a CDS encoding 50S ribosomal protein L25: protein MEHVVSAQIRSIVGNKRAVRRLRTQGAIPAVAYGPGIEKPLSLVLSKADFLKIFKHITESTPLTLVVVDENGKKAFEHLAFIKMVQYDKITDELKHVDFYIPEAHHKMKINVPVEVVGKAIGVEKGGILEVIHHEVPVKALPDKVPEVIKIDVTSLDLGSTLRVKDVVLPEGVEIDMDDEDVLITIVVPRGLEVETTTATTTTTEPEVVKKGKKEEEEEK, encoded by the coding sequence ATGGAACATGTTGTCAGTGCGCAGATAAGGTCCATTGTAGGAAACAAGCGCGCCGTTCGAAGGCTGAGGACGCAAGGCGCTATTCCTGCGGTTGCTTATGGGCCCGGTATTGAAAAGCCACTCAGTTTGGTACTAAGCAAGGCGGATTTTTTAAAGATATTCAAACACATAACAGAATCCACACCACTCACACTCGTTGTGGTAGATGAAAATGGTAAGAAAGCCTTCGAACATTTAGCATTCATAAAGATGGTACAGTACGATAAGATTACAGACGAACTTAAACACGTTGATTTCTACATACCAGAAGCACACCATAAGATGAAGATAAATGTTCCAGTTGAAGTTGTTGGTAAAGCAATCGGTGTTGAAAAAGGTGGTATATTGGAAGTTATTCACCACGAAGTACCTGTTAAAGCTTTGCCGGATAAGGTACCTGAAGTGATCAAAATAGATGTAACAAGCCTTGATTTGGGAAGTACGCTGAGAGTTAAGGATGTTGTGTTGCCAGAAGGTGTCGAGATTGATATGGATGACGAAGATGTTTTAATAACTATAGTTGTTCCAAGAGGACTTGAAGTGGAGACAACAACTGCTACGACGACAACTACTGAGCCAGAAGTTGTGAAGAAAGGTAAGAAAGAAGAAGAGGAAGAAAAATAA
- a CDS encoding ribose-phosphate pyrophosphokinase, producing MQITRNEMKIFTGNANRVLAEKVASYIGMRLGDITVGRFADGEINVRIEETVRGHDVFVIQPTCPPVNENLMELLIMIDAFKRASANSVAVVIPYYGYARQDRKAKGRDPITAKLIANLLTVAGATRVMTVDLHAEQVQGFFDIPVDNLWSFPVFLEELKKDGLIQDDTVIVSPDVGGVKRARQIAEKVGLPLAILDKRRPKDNVAEILNIIGDVKDKTAIIVDDIVDTARSLVEGANAIKSAGAKKVVACITHPVLSSGAPERIENSSIEKIYISDTIYHQSLPQKFKVVSVAPLLGEAIIRVRKNLSVSILFK from the coding sequence ATGCAGATAACAAGGAATGAGATGAAGATTTTCACAGGAAATGCTAATAGAGTTTTAGCGGAAAAGGTTGCAAGTTATATAGGAATGCGACTTGGAGACATAACTGTTGGAAGATTCGCAGATGGTGAGATTAACGTCCGCATTGAAGAAACAGTTAGAGGACATGATGTATTTGTTATACAACCAACATGTCCTCCTGTAAATGAGAATTTAATGGAACTTCTTATAATGATAGATGCATTTAAAAGAGCTTCTGCAAATAGTGTTGCTGTCGTTATTCCATATTATGGATACGCAAGGCAAGATAGGAAAGCAAAAGGTAGAGATCCTATTACAGCAAAATTGATCGCGAACTTGCTCACAGTGGCTGGTGCAACAAGGGTAATGACTGTGGATTTGCATGCTGAACAGGTGCAAGGATTTTTCGATATACCAGTTGATAACCTGTGGAGTTTTCCTGTCTTCCTTGAAGAGCTGAAGAAAGATGGACTAATCCAAGATGATACTGTGATAGTTTCACCGGATGTAGGTGGGGTGAAGCGCGCAAGACAGATTGCGGAAAAGGTGGGTCTACCACTTGCTATACTTGATAAACGAAGACCAAAAGATAATGTTGCTGAAATACTGAATATAATTGGTGATGTGAAAGATAAAACTGCTATAATAGTTGATGATATAGTTGATACTGCTCGATCCTTAGTTGAGGGTGCAAATGCTATTAAAAGCGCCGGAGCCAAGAAAGTAGTTGCATGTATAACACATCCTGTGCTCTCATCAGGTGCACCTGAAAGAATAGAGAATTCGAGTATTGAAAAGATTTATATTAGTGATACAATATATCATCAGAGTCTACCACAAAAATTTAAGGTGGTGTCTGTTGCTCCGTTACTAGGAGAAGCGATAATTAGAGTAAGAAAAAATCTTTCTGTGAGTATACTATTTAAGTAA
- the glmU gene encoding bifunctional UDP-N-acetylglucosamine diphosphorylase/glucosamine-1-phosphate N-acetyltransferase GlmU, with amino-acid sequence MKVLILAAGLGKRMKSKYPKVIHKILGKPMINWVIDLAKNFGEVGVVIGHKAEIVKNFLPHDVKIYLQEPQLGTGHAVMCAREFISIDDELLVLYGDVPLLRKETVEKLRKEHSEKGNQVTVLTFVTENPTGYGRIVRNDGKIRIVEDKDASHEEKQIKEVNSGIYIFSGKFLHENIDSLKNNNAQGEYYLTDLVGIADKVSTVLLEDVLEVSGVNDRVQLAELESIARQRILRALMLSGVTIVDPSSTFIGPDVEIEMDTVVHPFTIIEGKTKIGQDCEIGPYTHVVDSVIGNNVKIIRSEIEKSIIESEVSIGPFARLREGTWLKEKVKIGNFVETKKATIGKNSKAQHLTYLGDATVGENVNVGAGTITCNYDGYRKHKTYIGDGAFIGSNSSLVAPVKIGKGAITGAGSVITEDVPDDALALGRARQVIKEGWAKKKREEMENADNKE; translated from the coding sequence ATGAAAGTGTTAATTTTGGCAGCCGGCCTTGGGAAAAGAATGAAGTCAAAATATCCAAAGGTAATCCACAAAATTCTTGGGAAACCAATGATAAACTGGGTTATAGACCTTGCCAAAAATTTCGGAGAAGTAGGTGTCGTAATTGGTCACAAAGCAGAAATTGTTAAGAATTTTCTGCCTCATGATGTTAAAATTTATCTTCAAGAACCTCAACTTGGCACTGGACATGCGGTTATGTGTGCAAGAGAGTTCATCAGTATTGATGATGAGTTACTGGTGCTTTATGGTGATGTACCACTTTTAAGAAAAGAGACCGTTGAGAAGCTCAGAAAAGAACATAGCGAAAAAGGTAATCAGGTGACTGTATTAACATTTGTTACAGAAAATCCAACGGGGTATGGTAGAATCGTGAGGAATGATGGAAAAATAAGAATTGTAGAAGACAAAGATGCATCGCATGAAGAAAAACAAATAAAGGAAGTTAACAGCGGTATATATATTTTCTCTGGAAAATTTTTGCATGAAAATATTGATAGTTTAAAAAACAACAATGCACAAGGTGAATATTATCTAACAGACCTTGTTGGAATAGCTGATAAAGTTTCTACGGTACTTTTAGAAGATGTTCTTGAGGTAAGCGGTGTAAATGATCGTGTTCAGCTTGCCGAACTTGAATCTATAGCCCGTCAAAGAATCTTGAGAGCACTTATGCTCTCCGGGGTAACTATAGTTGATCCATCTTCCACATTCATCGGTCCAGATGTTGAAATTGAGATGGATACAGTCGTTCATCCATTTACCATAATAGAAGGAAAAACAAAGATCGGACAAGATTGTGAAATCGGTCCTTATACTCACGTTGTGGATTCAGTAATAGGTAACAATGTGAAGATCATAAGATCTGAAATTGAAAAAAGTATAATTGAAAGTGAGGTTTCTATCGGTCCATTTGCAAGGTTAAGGGAGGGAACCTGGTTAAAGGAAAAAGTTAAGATAGGGAACTTTGTCGAGACAAAAAAGGCAACTATCGGCAAGAATTCGAAAGCGCAACATCTTACATACCTTGGGGACGCAACAGTTGGTGAGAATGTAAATGTTGGTGCGGGTACAATTACATGTAACTACGATGGTTACAGAAAACATAAAACATATATAGGTGATGGAGCATTTATTGGAAGTAACTCTTCTCTTGTAGCACCTGTAAAAATTGGCAAAGGTGCAATTACAGGTGCTGGTTCTGTAATCACCGAAGACGTGCCTGACGATGCACTTGCGCTTGGTAGGGCAAGGCAGGTAATTAAAGAAGGGTGGGCAAAGAAAAAAAGGGAGGAAATGGAGAATGCAGATAACAAGGAATGA